One Sphingomonas endolithica DNA segment encodes these proteins:
- the cmk gene encoding (d)CMP kinase, giving the protein MIIAVDGPAASGKGTIARALARHYKLPQLDTGLLYRAVAESVTRMELDHAVEADAVAACDFDDALLEDPVLRTDEVGKLASIVSAHPLVRAALFHRQRRFANQPGGAVLDGRDIGTVIAPDADAKLFIRATPSIRAKRRHAELRDKGSAVSLDKVLADIGARDLRDSTRSTAPLVAAQDAALLDTSFLSIDASVQRAIELVERQVSLKAEREAHRSTSS; this is encoded by the coding sequence ATGATCATCGCCGTCGACGGACCCGCCGCATCGGGCAAGGGCACCATCGCCCGCGCCCTGGCGCGCCACTACAAGCTGCCGCAGCTCGACACCGGGCTGCTGTACCGCGCGGTGGCCGAAAGCGTCACCCGGATGGAGCTCGACCACGCCGTCGAAGCCGATGCCGTCGCGGCATGTGATTTCGACGACGCGCTGCTCGAAGATCCCGTGCTGCGCACCGACGAGGTCGGCAAGCTCGCCTCGATCGTGTCGGCGCACCCGCTGGTGCGCGCGGCATTGTTCCACCGCCAGCGCCGCTTCGCCAACCAGCCAGGGGGTGCGGTGCTCGATGGGCGCGACATCGGCACGGTGATCGCGCCGGATGCCGACGCCAAATTGTTCATCCGCGCCACGCCATCGATTCGCGCCAAGCGCCGCCACGCCGAACTGCGCGACAAGGGATCAGCGGTCAGCCTGGACAAGGTGCTCGCCGATATAGGCGCCCGCGACTTGCGCGACTCGACGCGCAGCACAGCGCCACTGGTGGCGGCGCAGGACGCCGCGCTGCTGGACACCAGCTTCCTGTCGATCGATGCATCGGTGCAGCGCGCGATCGAATTGGTGGAGCGGCAGGTTTCGTTGAAGGCTGAGCGGGAGGCGCATCGCTCCACATCATCGTAG
- the ihfB gene encoding integration host factor subunit beta — protein sequence MIRSELVERLSLENPDLSARDIEAIVGTFFDEISKRLAQDGRVELRGFGAFSTRARDARTGRNPRTGETVDVEAKRVPYFKPGKEMRARLNVD from the coding sequence ATGATCCGATCCGAGCTCGTCGAGCGGCTGTCGCTGGAAAATCCAGATCTGTCGGCGCGCGACATCGAGGCGATCGTCGGCACCTTCTTCGACGAGATCAGCAAGCGCCTGGCGCAGGATGGTCGCGTGGAGCTGCGCGGCTTCGGCGCCTTTTCCACCCGCGCCCGCGATGCCCGCACCGGCCGCAACCCGCGCACCGGCGAGACGGTGGATGTCGAGGCCAAGCGCGTGCCCTATTTCAAGCCCGGCAAGGAAATGCGCGCGCGCCTGAACGTCGATTGA
- the rpsA gene encoding 30S ribosomal protein S1, translating into MATQAHPTRDDFAAMLDEQFGGADSFEGRVVKGTVTGIENDLAVIDVGLKSEGRVPLREFAAPGQKADLKIGDEVEVYVDRVENIHGEAMLSRDRARREAAWDKLETEFTKTARVEGTIFGRVKGGFTVDLNGAVAFLPGSQVDIRPVRDVTPLMDIPQPFQILKMDRKRGNIVVSRRAILEETRAEQRSGLILSLAEGQIIDGVVKNITDYGAFVDLGGIDGLLHVTDLSYKRVGHPSEVLNIGDVVKVQIIRINKDTQRISLGMKQLESDPWDGAMAKYPIGAKLSGRVTNITEYGAFVELEPGIEGLVHVSEMSWTKKNVHPGKIVSTSQEVEVIVLEVDSDKRRISLGLKQAQANPWDAFLEAHPIGSTVEGEVKNATEFGLFIGLDNDVDGMVHMSDIAWGVSGEDALNLHRKGETVQAIVLDIDAEKERISLGMKQLERGAPAAGGVAAGGTTAAGSGLNKNQIVTVTVLEVRDAGLEVQVGDDGATGFIKRTDLGRDRDEQRPERFQVAQKFDAMVTGFDRSKKPTFSIKAMQISEEKQAVAQYGSSDSGASLGDILGAALKAQNTDKK; encoded by the coding sequence ATGGCCACTCAGGCACATCCCACCCGTGACGATTTCGCAGCCATGCTCGACGAGCAGTTCGGCGGCGCCGACAGCTTCGAAGGCCGTGTCGTCAAGGGTACCGTTACCGGAATTGAGAACGACCTTGCCGTCATCGACGTCGGCTTGAAGTCGGAAGGCCGCGTGCCGCTGCGCGAATTCGCAGCGCCGGGCCAGAAGGCCGATCTGAAGATCGGTGACGAAGTCGAAGTCTATGTCGACCGCGTCGAGAACATCCACGGCGAAGCGATGCTGTCGCGCGACCGCGCTCGCCGCGAAGCCGCCTGGGACAAGCTGGAAACCGAATTCACCAAGACCGCCCGCGTCGAAGGCACGATCTTCGGCCGCGTGAAGGGTGGCTTCACCGTCGACCTGAACGGCGCCGTGGCGTTCCTGCCCGGTTCGCAGGTCGATATCCGCCCGGTCCGCGACGTGACCCCGCTGATGGACATCCCGCAGCCCTTCCAGATCCTGAAGATGGACCGCAAGCGCGGCAACATCGTCGTGTCGCGACGTGCGATCCTCGAAGAGACGCGCGCCGAGCAGCGTTCGGGCCTGATCCTGAGCCTCGCTGAAGGCCAGATCATCGACGGCGTGGTCAAGAACATCACCGATTACGGTGCGTTCGTTGACTTGGGCGGCATCGACGGCCTGCTGCACGTCACCGATCTCAGCTACAAGCGCGTCGGTCACCCGAGCGAAGTGCTGAACATCGGCGATGTCGTGAAGGTGCAGATCATTCGCATCAACAAGGACACGCAGCGTATCTCGCTCGGCATGAAGCAGCTCGAGAGCGATCCGTGGGATGGCGCGATGGCGAAGTACCCGATCGGCGCCAAGCTGTCGGGCCGCGTCACGAACATCACCGAATATGGTGCGTTCGTCGAGCTCGAGCCGGGCATCGAAGGCCTGGTCCATGTGTCGGAAATGTCCTGGACCAAGAAGAACGTCCATCCGGGCAAGATCGTCTCGACCTCGCAGGAAGTCGAAGTCATCGTGCTCGAAGTCGATTCGGACAAGCGCCGCATCAGCCTCGGCCTCAAGCAGGCGCAGGCCAATCCGTGGGATGCCTTCCTCGAAGCGCATCCGATCGGTTCGACCGTCGAAGGCGAAGTCAAGAACGCAACCGAATTCGGCCTGTTCATCGGCCTCGACAACGATGTCGACGGCATGGTCCACATGTCCGACATCGCCTGGGGCGTTTCGGGCGAGGACGCGCTCAACCTGCATCGCAAGGGTGAGACGGTTCAGGCCATCGTGCTCGATATCGATGCCGAGAAGGAGCGCATCTCGCTTGGCATGAAGCAGCTCGAGCGTGGCGCTCCGGCAGCCGGCGGCGTTGCCGCAGGCGGCACGACGGCAGCGGGTTCGGGCCTCAACAAGAACCAGATCGTCACGGTCACGGTTCTGGAAGTCCGCGATGCGGGCCTCGAAGTGCAGGTCGGCGACGACGGCGCGACGGGCTTCATCAAGCGCACCGATCTCGGCCGCGACCGCGACGAGCAGCGTCCGGAGCGTTTCCAGGTCGCACAGAAGTTCGACGCGATGGTCACCGGTTTCGACCGGTCCAAGAAGCCGACCTTCTCGATCAAGGCGATGCAGATCTCCGAAGAGAAGCAGGCCGTGGCGCAGTACGGTTCGTCCGACTCGGGCGCATCGCTGGGCGACATCCTGGGTGCAGCGCTCAAGGCACAGAACACCGACAAGAAGTAA
- the aroA gene encoding 3-phosphoshikimate 1-carboxyvinyltransferase: protein MSHPTSRPLDVLPSGPLSGQVTVPGDKSISHRALMLSALAVGESRVEGLLEGEDVLATAAAMRAMGAQIERGEDGVWRVHGVGVGGLMQPAQALDMGNSGTSTRLLMGLVASHDITATFVGDASLSGRPMGRVIEPLSRMGADITASPGGRLPLMVRGISPAVPIEYTLPVASAQVKSAILLAGLNTPGITRVIEPVATRDHSERMLAGFGAHLTVEESDAGRVISLTGEAELRPQHIVVPGDPSSAAFLVVAATIVPGSDVVVTNVGLNPTRAGIYTALRMMGADIVELDPRLVGGEPVADLRVRHAALAGIEVPAELAPSMIDEYPVLFVAAACAAGRTVARGAHELRVKESDRIALMERGLTQIGVTVTEHEDGLTIEGSGGAPLAGSAEAVAVALDHRIAMSFIVAGLVSTQGVRIDDAAPIATSFPDFLALMARLGASIA from the coding sequence ATGTCGCACCCAACATCCCGCCCGCTCGACGTCCTGCCCTCTGGCCCCCTTTCGGGGCAGGTGACCGTGCCGGGCGACAAGTCGATCAGCCACCGCGCATTGATGCTGTCGGCGCTGGCGGTGGGCGAAAGCCGCGTCGAGGGGCTGCTGGAGGGCGAGGACGTGCTCGCCACGGCGGCTGCGATGCGGGCGATGGGCGCGCAGATCGAGCGCGGCGAGGACGGCGTGTGGCGCGTACACGGCGTCGGCGTGGGTGGTCTGATGCAGCCCGCCCAGGCGCTCGACATGGGCAATTCGGGCACCTCGACACGGCTGCTGATGGGGCTGGTCGCGAGCCACGACATCACCGCGACGTTCGTCGGCGACGCATCCTTGTCGGGCCGGCCGATGGGGCGCGTGATCGAGCCGCTGTCGCGCATGGGCGCCGACATCACCGCCAGCCCGGGCGGGCGCCTGCCGCTGATGGTGCGCGGCATCAGCCCGGCAGTGCCGATCGAGTACACGCTGCCGGTCGCATCGGCGCAGGTGAAGTCGGCGATCCTGCTCGCCGGGCTCAACACGCCGGGAATCACGCGCGTGATCGAGCCGGTAGCGACGCGCGATCATAGCGAACGGATGCTGGCCGGGTTCGGCGCGCACCTGACGGTCGAGGAAAGCGATGCCGGGCGGGTCATCTCGCTGACCGGCGAGGCCGAACTCAGGCCGCAGCATATCGTCGTGCCGGGCGATCCCTCCTCCGCCGCCTTCCTGGTCGTCGCCGCCACGATCGTGCCGGGATCGGATGTGGTGGTCACCAATGTCGGTCTCAATCCGACCCGGGCGGGCATCTACACGGCGCTGCGCATGATGGGCGCGGACATCGTCGAGCTCGACCCGCGACTCGTCGGTGGCGAGCCGGTCGCCGACCTGCGCGTGCGGCACGCGGCGCTGGCCGGGATCGAGGTGCCGGCCGAGCTGGCGCCGAGCATGATCGACGAATATCCGGTGCTGTTCGTCGCCGCTGCCTGCGCCGCCGGGCGCACGGTGGCACGCGGTGCGCATGAATTGCGGGTGAAGGAATCGGACCGTATCGCCCTGATGGAACGCGGCCTGACGCAGATCGGCGTGACGGTCACCGAACATGAGGATGGCCTAACGATCGAGGGCAGCGGCGGCGCGCCGCTCGCGGGCAGTGCCGAGGCCGTCGCCGTCGCGCTCGACCACCGCATCGCGATGAGCTTCATCGTCGCGGGGCTGGTATCGACGCAGGGCGTGCGGATCGACGATGCAGCGCCGATCGCGACGAGCTTTCCGGATTTCCTCGCGCTGATGGCCCGGCTCGGCGCCAGCATCGCATGA
- a CDS encoding virulence RhuM family protein: MTIQTVPDAEKSAVDIQKFLKKIRKVTAAANEAARQIEMELMRFDGENASIDFNVDWSHETVWASQKQMADLFGKEVPTINEHLAGLYQSGEFERAATVRNFRIVRLEGARSVAREIEHYNLDVILVVGYRVNGEKAAQFRKWANGVLKRYITDGFALDGERLRQDGAALKALAAEVRALRSEEISIYEAVRDCFKIASTDYDKDDPAVRSFYAKLQDKFLFAITGKIASEIILDRADATKSNMGVVACKKDVPTLQEAKIGKSYLAREEIYVLHILCEQFLLYAESKAIRGQSMTMAALSAKLDRLLETNEYAVFPGYGRDFLKDRAMEHAAIEFRRWEASRRAKRLAA; the protein is encoded by the coding sequence ATGACCATCCAGACCGTTCCCGATGCTGAAAAGTCAGCAGTCGATATCCAGAAATTCTTAAAGAAAATCCGTAAAGTGACGGCGGCCGCAAACGAAGCTGCACGTCAGATCGAGATGGAGCTTATGCGCTTCGATGGCGAGAACGCGTCCATCGACTTCAATGTCGACTGGTCACACGAAACGGTGTGGGCCAGCCAGAAGCAGATGGCTGATCTGTTTGGCAAGGAGGTGCCGACGATCAACGAGCACCTAGCCGGGCTGTATCAGTCGGGCGAGTTCGAGCGAGCGGCAACTGTTAGGAATTTCCGAATAGTTCGATTGGAGGGCGCTCGCTCGGTCGCGCGCGAAATCGAGCACTACAATCTCGACGTTATCCTGGTGGTCGGATACCGGGTTAACGGCGAGAAGGCCGCCCAATTCCGCAAATGGGCTAACGGCGTCCTCAAGCGCTACATCACCGATGGCTTCGCACTCGATGGCGAGCGCCTTCGTCAGGATGGGGCAGCACTAAAAGCGCTGGCCGCCGAAGTCCGCGCCCTACGGTCCGAAGAGATATCCATATACGAGGCGGTGCGAGACTGCTTCAAGATAGCATCTACCGACTACGACAAGGATGATCCGGCGGTGCGATCGTTCTACGCGAAACTGCAGGACAAGTTCCTGTTCGCGATCACGGGGAAGATTGCCTCCGAAATCATCTTGGATCGCGCCGATGCGACCAAATCCAACATGGGTGTAGTCGCGTGCAAAAAGGACGTGCCGACACTTCAGGAGGCGAAGATCGGCAAGAGCTATCTCGCGCGCGAAGAAATCTACGTCCTTCACATTCTGTGCGAACAATTCCTACTTTACGCGGAAAGCAAGGCCATCCGGGGACAATCCATGACCATGGCGGCGCTTTCCGCCAAGCTCGACCGGCTGCTCGAAACTAACGAGTATGCCGTGTTTCCCGGGTATGGTCGGGACTTTTTGAAAGACCGTGCCATGGAACATGCGGCGATCGAGTTCCGCCGTTGGGAAGCGAGCCGTCGAGCAAAGCGGCTCGCCGCGTAA
- a CDS encoding FYDLN acid domain-containing protein codes for MVKAEWGTKRTCPKCATRFYDLGKEDPVTCIECSSTWTPEPILKSKQPLPFEQAKPDLVKKDDDLAGDDEDIDTGEDEEPSPDDEVDLGGDDDLGVETPVDQDEH; via the coding sequence ATGGTCAAGGCCGAATGGGGCACGAAGAGAACGTGCCCGAAATGCGCAACGCGCTTCTACGATCTGGGCAAGGAAGATCCGGTCACCTGCATCGAATGCAGCTCGACCTGGACGCCTGAGCCGATCCTGAAATCCAAGCAGCCCCTGCCGTTCGAGCAGGCCAAGCCCGATCTGGTCAAGAAGGACGACGATCTCGCCGGCGACGACGAGGATATCGACACCGGTGAAGACGAAGAGCCCTCGCCCGACGACGAGGTCGATCTGGGCGGTGACGACGATCTCGGCGTGGAAACGCCGGTCGACCAGGACGAGCATTGA